Proteins co-encoded in one Kwoniella shandongensis chromosome 12, complete sequence genomic window:
- a CDS encoding glutaredoxin: MSKEVKSLVDKTIADNKVVVFSKSYCPYCKKAKSYLSEDTSDIAILELDERDDGSAIQAYLKELNGQGTVPHVYINKEFIGGSSDLLKLSHAQVKQRIAA; encoded by the exons ATGAGCAAAGAAGTCAAATCTCTCGTCGACAAGACAATCGCCGATAACAAGGTCGTAGTCTTCTCAAAGTCATACTGCCCT TACTGCAAGAAGGCAAAGTCTTATCTTTCCGAGGACACTAGCGATATCGCCATCCTCGA GCTTGACGAGCGTGACGATGGTT CCGCCATCCAAGCTTACCTCAAGGAGCTCAACGGCCAAGGCACCGTCCCCCACGTTTACATCAACAAGGAGTTCATCGGTGGTTCTTCCGATCTCCTCAAGCTCTCTCACGCGCAAGTCAAGCAGAGGATCGCTGCTTAG
- a CDS encoding adenosylhomocysteinase produces the protein MSNYKVADISLAAFGRKEIELAEHEMPGLMYLREKYATEQPLKGARIAGCLHMTIQTAVLIETLTALGAQVTWSSCNIFSTQDHAAAAIAATGVPVFAWKGETEEEYLWCIDQTLAAFPEGKALNMILDDGGDLTSLVHEKYPQYLDDIKGVSEETTTGVHHLYKMFRDGKLKVPAINVNDSVTKSKFDNYYGCRESLVDGIKRATDVMLAGKVAVVAGFGDVGKGCAESLRSYGSRVIVTEIDPINALQAAMAGYEVTTMEEAASRGNVFVTTTGCRDIITAEHFEAMPEDAIVSNIGHFDVEIDVAWLKANAVEHVNIKPQVDRFTMKSGRHIILLAEGRLVNLGCGTGHPSFVMSCSFANQVMAQIALWTDSKSYPLGVHMLPKSLDEEVARAHLKQLNIKLTTMSNVQADYLGLPVDGPYKPDHYVSFTTQSPVMSIVDKGLLSTEVLSALSWASTAFKALVLSPGSVFYPSLMISII, from the exons ATG TCCAACTACAAGGTCGCCGACATCTCTCTCGCCGCTTTCGGCCGAAAGGAGATCGAGCTCGCTGAGCACGAGATGCCCGGTCTCATGTACCTCCGTGAGAAGTACGCTACTGAGCAGCCCTTGAAGGGTGCCAGGATCGCTGGTTGTCTTCACAT GACCATCCAGACCGCCGTCCTCATCGAGACCCTCACTGCTCTCGGTGCCCAGGTCACTTGGTCTTCAtgcaacatcttctccacccaGGACCACGCCGCCGCTGCTATTGCTGCCACCGGTGTCCCCGTCTTCGCCTGGAAGGGTGAGACCGAGGAGGAGTACCTCTGGTGTATCGACCAGACCCTCGCTGCCTTCCCCGAGGGCAAGGCTCTCAACATGATCCTCGACGACGGAGGTGACCTCACCTCTTTGGTCCACGAGAAGTACCCCCAGTACCTCGACG ACATCAAGGGTGTCTCAGAGGAGACCACCACCGGtgtccaccacctctacaAGATGTTCAGGGACGGCAAGCTCAAGGTCCCCGctatcaacgtcaacgacTCCGTCACCAAGTCCAAGTTCGACAACTACTACGGTTGCCGAGAGTCCCTCGTCGACGGTATCAAGCGAGCTACCGACGTCATGCTCGCCGGTAAGGTCGCTGTTGTCGCTGGTTTCGGTGATGTCGGCAAGGGT TGTGCCGAGTCTCTCCGATCTTACGGTTCCCGAGTCATCGTTACCGAGATCGACCCCATCAACGCTCTCCAAGCCGCCATGGCCGGTTACGAAGTCACCACCATGGAGGAGGCCGCCTCTCGAGGTAACGTCTTCGTGACCACCACTGGTTGCCGAGACATCATCACCGCTGAGCACTTCGAGGCCATGCCCGAGGACGCCATTGTCTCCAACATCGGTCACTtcgatgtcgagatcgacgttgCATGGCTCAAGGCCAACGCCGTCGAGCACGTCAACATCAAGCCCCAGGTTGACCGATTCACCATGAAGAGCGGCCGacacatcatcctcctcgctgaGGGTCGTCTCGTCAACCTTGGTTGCGGTACCGGTCACCCCTCTTTCG TTATGTCCTGTTCATTCGCCAACCAGGTCATGGCTCAGATTGCTCTCTGGACCGACTCCAAGTCTTACCCTCTCGGTGTCCACATGCTCCCCAAGTCTctcgacgaggaggtcgCTCGTGCTCACTTGAAGCAGCTCAACATCAAGCTCACCACCATGAGCAACGTCCAGGCCGACTACCTCGGCTTGCCCGTTGACGGTCCCTACAAGCCCGACCACTACGTGAGTTTCACTACCCAATCACCTGTTATGAGCATCGTTGACAAAGGTTTACTGTCTACAGAGGTACTAAGCGCTTTATCTTGGGCCTCAACTGCCTTCAAAGCGTTGGTCTTGTCTCCCGGCTCGGTCTTCTATCCCTCTCTTATGATTTCAATCATATGA